One segment of Triticum aestivum cultivar Chinese Spring chromosome 2A, IWGSC CS RefSeq v2.1, whole genome shotgun sequence DNA contains the following:
- the LOC123189158 gene encoding 40S ribosomal protein S14, giving the protein MSGRKKTREPKEENVTLGPAVREGEHVFGVAHIFASFNDTFIHVTDLSGRETLVRITGGMKVKADRDESSPYAAMLASQDVAVRCKELGITALHIKLRATGGNKTKTPGPGAQAALRALARSGMKIGRIEDVTPVPTDSTRRKGGRRGRRL; this is encoded by the exons aTG TCAGGGAGGAAGAAGACCCGCGAGCCCAAGGAGGAGAACGTGACGCTCGGCCCCGCCGTCCGCGAGGGGGAGCACGTCTTCGGCGTCGCGCACATCTTCGCCTCCTTCAACGACACCTTCATC CATGTCACGGATCTGTCCGGGAGGGAGACGCTCGTCCGCATCACCG GTGGCATGAAGGTCAAAGCTGATCGTGATGAATCATCCCCTTATGCAGCTATGCTTGCATCTCAGGATGTTGCTGTAAGATGCAAG GAGCTTGGAATTACTGCTCTGCACATTAAGCTCCGTGCTACTGGTGGAAACAAGACAAAAACTCCAGGTCCTGGTGCTCAAGCTGCGCTTAGAGCTCTTGCACGTTCTGGCATGAAGATTGGACGCATTG AGGATGTTACCCCGGTCCCAACTGACAGCACCCGCCGGAAGGGTGGTAGAAGAGGAAGGAGGCTGTAA